Proteins encoded by one window of Brienomyrus brachyistius isolate T26 chromosome 1, BBRACH_0.4, whole genome shotgun sequence:
- the LOC125737833 gene encoding mucin-2-like → MTTTTGSTTHATGTTETRPTTPVTKTTGPTTHITGTTTTGSTTPITETTTTGPTTHITGTTTTGSTTPFTQTTTTGSTTPFTETTTTGSTTPITGTTTNGPTTPITGTTTTGPTTHITGTTTTGSTTPFTQTTTTGSTTPFTETTTTGSTTPITGTTTTGPTTPITGTTTTGPTTHITGTTTTGSTTPFTQTTTTGSTTPFTETTTTGSTTPITGTTTTGPTTHITGTTETRPTTPVTKTTGPTTHTTGTSETRPTTPVTKTTGPTTHITGTTTTGSTTPITETTTTGPTTHITGTTTTGSTTPFTQSTTTGSTTPFTETTTTGSTTPITGTTTTGPTTPITGTTTTGPTTHITGTTTTGSTTPFTQTTTTGSTTPFTETTTTGSTTPITGTTTTGPTTPITGTTTTGPTTHITGTTTTGSTTPFTQTTTTGSTTPFTETTTTGSTTPITGTTTTGPTTPITGTTTTGPTTHITGTTTTGSTTVTKTTTTGSTTHTTGTTETRPTTPVTKTTGPTTHITGTTTTGSTTPITGTTTTGPTTHITGTPTTGSTTPFTHTTTTGSTTPFTETTTTGPTTLITGTTTTGSTTAGTTTTGSTTHTTGTTKTRPTTPVTETTGSTTHITGTTTTGSTTHITGTTTTGPTTQITGTTTTGSTTPITGTTTTGPTTHITGTTTTGPTTHITGTTTTGSTTPITETTTTRPTTHITGTTTTGSTTVTKTTTTGSTTPTNGTTKTRPTTPVTKTTGPTTHITGTTKTRPTTPVTKTTGSTTHITESTTTGSTTVTKTTRNKSTTHITATTTTGSSTSVTKSSTTQSSSTGYSTTCSPLLKCPQPPPCSGGHLEWYHDGCCNKAHCVCPPCPETAKPQCPRGLLRNISDDCCSRWTCDCQCDLYGDPHYITFQGTPYDSYDNCTYILVKEKVPRYNFLVAVDNYLLKYFTGSFVKGVIVQYMSSKATLYVNGNKIQCKLNNQTIVPPYNNQGMRFEKTSYKVILYIDQIRSSVSISVNSDLTVTLAMENFEHNTEGQCGVCAGASCVRSNGVVESDSCCGPTSSSWVYNDPAKPYCKPKDLPCFPTTTPPTQPICSPDPRGSDLCNIIDGSAFADCRKIVDLSYIKRSCIADLCMMKNQSHEYLCSTLSKAAEECNTHHVCVEWRHLTNGVCDFSCKPGLVFQECRDHADDYCEAGQRVPGSRFDLDQAGCYCPEGMVLSEKYKDICVTNCTSCKGPVGEPKQPGDTWESACHSCTCSKITNTEECVPLPPPTPVICRDNQIAITINQGCWNTTKCVSRTCRQNGTEYQVGQSWKDPYKPCVTYVCEKEGINTKTMVCPAAVTCAEEFRIWDAQHCCYNCSNVCSVTTSNAVLSDGGCTKTLQLPACQGQCQSSSMWSYSKGVFQMGGTCGCCQEQSSEMRQVQLTCSGNTTQTYRYRHITACECKLCKGEN, encoded by the exons ATGACTACGACAACTGGGTCAACCACGCATGCCACTGGGACTACTGAAACTAGGCCAACCACACCTGTGACTAAGACAACTGGGCCAACCACACATATCACTGGGACTACTACAactggatcaaccacacctatcACTGAGACTACAACAACAGGGCCAACCACGCATATCACTGGGACTACTACAactggatcaaccacacctttcaCCCAGACTACTACAACTGGGTCAACCACGCCTTTTACTGAGACTACTACAactggatcaaccacacctatcACTGGGACTACTACAAATGGGCCAACCACACCAATCACTGGGACTACTACAACAGGGCCAACCACGCATATCACTGGGACTACTACAactggatcaaccacacctttcaCCCAGACTACTACAACTGGGTCAACCACGCCTTTTACTGAGACTACTACAactggatcaaccacacctatcACTGGGACTACTACAACTGGGCCAACCACACCTATCACTGGGACTACTACAACAGGGCCAACCACGCATATCACTGGGACTACTACAactggatcaaccacacctttcaCCCAGACTACTACAACTGGGTCAACCACGCCTTTTACTGAGACTACTACAactggatcaaccacacctatcACTGGGACTACTACAACTGGGCCAACCACGCATATCACTGGGACTACTGAAACTAGGCCAACCACACCTGTGACTAAGACAACTGGGCCAACCACGCATACCACTGGGACTTCTGAAACTAGGCCAACCACACCTGTGACTAAGACAACTGGGCCAACCACACATATCACTGGGACTACTACAactggatcaaccacacctatcACTGAGACTACAACAACAGGGCCAACCACGCATATCACTGGGACTACTACAactggatcaaccacacctttcaCCCAGAGTACTACAACTGGGTCAACCACACCTTTTACTGAGACTACTACAactggatcaaccacacctatcACTGGGACTACTACAACTGGGCCAACCACACCAATCACTGGGACTACTACAACAGGGCCAACCACGCATATCACTGGGACTACTACAactggatcaaccacacctttcaCCCAGACTACTACAACTGGGTCAACCACGCCTTTTACTGAGACTACTACAactggatcaaccacacctatcACTGGGACTACTACAACTGGGCCAACCACACCTATCACTGGGACTACTACAACAGGGCCAACCACGCATATCACTGGGACTACTACAactggatcaaccacacctttcaCCCAGACTACTACAACTGGGTCAACCACGCCTTTTACTGAGACTACTACAactggatcaaccacacctatcACTGGGACTACTACAACTGGGCCAACCACACCAATCACTGGGACTACTACAACTGGGCCAACCACGCATATCACTGGAACTACTACAACTGGTTCAACGACTGTGACTAAGACTACGACAACTGGGTCAACCACGCATACCACTGGGACTACTGAAACTAGGCCAACCACACCTGTGACTAAGACAACTGGGCCAACCACACATATCACTGGGACTACTACAactggatcaaccacacctatcACTGGGACTACAACAACAGGGCCAACCACGCATATCACTGGGACTCCTACAACTGGATCAACCACGCCTTTCACCCACACTACTACAACTGGGTCAACCACACCGTTCACCGAGACTACTACAACTGGGCCAACCACACTTATCACTGGGACTACTACAACTGGATCAACCACAGCTGGGACTACGACAACTGGGTCAACCACGCATACCACTGGGACTACTAAAACTAGGCCAACCACACCTGTGACTGAGACAACTGGGTCAACCACGCATATCACTGGGACTACTACAACTGGATCAACCACGCATATCACTGGGACTACTACAACTGGGCCAACCACGCAAATCACTGGGACTACTACAactggatcaaccacacctatcACTGGGACTACTACAACTGGGCCAACCACGCATATCACTGGGACTACTACAACTGGGCCAACCACGCATATCACTGGGACTACTACAactggatcaaccacacctatcACTGAGACTACTACAACTAGGCCAACCACGCATATCACTGGAACTACTACAACTGGGTCAACGACTGTGACTAAGACTACGACAACTGGGTCAACCACACCTACCAATGGGACTACTAAAACTAGGCCAACCACACCTGTGACTAAGACAACTGGGCCAACCACGCATATCACTGGGACTACTAAAACTAGGCCAACCACACCTGTGACTAAGACAACTGGGTCAACCACGCATATCACTGAAAGTACTACAACTGGGTCAACGACTGTGACTAAGACCACGAGAAATAAGTCAACCACGCATATCACTGCGACTACTACAACTGGCTCATCCACAAGTGTGACTAAATCCAGTACAACTCAgtcatccagcactggatattcAACAA CATGCTCACCTCTCCTCAAGTGTCCTCAACCACCTCCATGTTCTGGTGGGCACCTTGAATGGTACCATGATGGGTGCTGCAACAAAGCTCACTGTG TTTGCCCCCCCTGTCCAGAAACTGCGAAACCACAGTGCCCCAGAGGACTGCTAAGGAATATCTCTGATGATTGCTGCAGCAGATGGACTTGTGATT GTCAGTGTGATCTCTACGGAGATCCCCATTACATCACCTTCCAAGGCACACCATATGACAGCTACGACAACTGCACTTATATCCTGGTGAAGGAGAAGGTGCCACGATATAATTTCCTCGTTGCTGTGGACAACTACCTACTTAAATATTTCACGGGCTCATTTGTTAAGGGCGTCATAGTGCAATATATGAGTTCCAAAGCCACCCTATATGTAAATGGAAACAAAATCCAG TGCAAACTCAACAACCAGACAATAGTGCCACCTTACAATAATCAGGGGATGAGGTTTGAGAAAACTAGTTACAAGGTTATTCTGTATATTGATCAAATTCGCTCCAGCGTCTCCATCTCAGTAAACAGTGACTTAACTGTTACCTTGGCAATGGAAAACTTTGAGCATAATACTGAAGGACAGTGTG GTGTTTGTGCTGGAGCGTCTTGTGTGCGCAGCAATGGAGTGGTCGAGAGCGACTCATGCTGTGGACCGACGTCTTCATCGTGGGTGTATAACGATCCAGCGAAGCCTTACTGTAAACCCAAAGATCTTCCTTGTTTTCCTACTACTACTCCTCCTACTCAACCCATCTGTTCACCTGACCCTCGGGGTTCAGACCTCTGTAATATCATTGATGGCAG CGCCTTTGCGGACTGCAGAAAAATAGTGGACCTGTCATACATTAAACGGAGCTGTATAGCAGATTTGTGCATGATGAAGAACCAAAGCCATGAATATCTCTGCTCAACGCTGAGCAAAGCGGCCGAGGAATGCAACACACACCACGTCTGTGTGGAATGGAGACACCTGACCAACGGAGTTTGTG ATTTCTCTTGTAAGCCTGGGCTGGTTTTTCAAGAATGTCGTGACCATGCTGATGACTACTGTGAAGCAGG GCAACGTGTACCAGGAAGCCGCTTTGACCTTGACCAAGCTGGGTGCTACTGTCCTGAAGGAATGGTCCTGTCAGAAAAATACAAAGATATATGTGTGACGAATTGTACAA GCTGCAAGGGTCCGGTTGGAGAACCTAAGCAG CCTGGTGACACCTGGGAGTCGGCGTGCCACAGCTGCACCTGTAGTAAAATCACCAATACCGAGGAGTGTGTGCCCCTGCCCCCTCCTACCCCTGTCATCTGCAGAGACAACCAGATAGCCATCACCATTAACCAGGGATGCTGGAATACAACCAAATGTG TTTCCAGGACCTGTCGGCAAAATGGAACAGAGTATCAG GTCGGTCAGAGTTGGAAGGACCCTTATAAGCCATGTGTTACTTACGTCTGTGAGAAGGAAGGAATAAATACCAAAACAATGGTTTGTCCAGCAGCTGTGACCTGTGCAGAG GAGTTCAGGATTTGGGATGCACAGCACTGCTGCTACAATT GCAGTAACGTGTGCTCTGTGACGACGTCAAACGCTGTGCTATCCGATGGAGGCTGCACCAAAACACTACAGCTCCCCGCATGCCAGGGCCAGTGTCAGTCATCTTCAAT GTGGTCATATTCAAAGGGTGTTTTCCAAATGGGTGGGACCTGCGGCTGCTGCCAGGAGCAGAGCTCTGAAATGCGACAAGTACAGCTGACCTGCAGTGGCAACACAACACAGACCTACAGATACAGGCACATCACGGCCTGCGAGTGCAAACTCTGCAAGGGGGAGAACTGA